CCGACAGCGATTGGAATACTTCGAGGTGAACCCGCTCTCGCGGCACTCCGGCCTCGGCCAGCGTCTCCTTGATCACCGCCATGAACGGTGCGGGACCACAGACGAACGACTCGAAGCCGGCCGCCCCGGCGAATACGGTCCGCGTGAATCCGCTCAGCTGGGCCCGGGTGGGCAGGCCCTGGATCGATTCCAGCCAGTGCAGCACCGTCAGGCGGCCCGCGTAACGTGCGGCGAGTTCGCGAAGTTCGTCGGCGAAGATCACCGAGCGTTCGTCGCGGTTGGCGTAGCACAGGATCACCCGTCCGGTCCCTGCCGACAGCACCGATTTCAGGATCGACATCACCGGCGTGATACCGCTTCCCGCCGCCCACAACAGGAAATCGGCGTCGAGGGTGGCCGGTGTGAACACACCCGAGGGCGGCAGGACTTCGATCGTGTCACCGACAGTGACGTTGTCACACAACCAATTCGAGCCATATCCATCGGCAGTGCGCTTGATGGTCACCTTCGGTGCAGGGTCGGTGTGCGGCGAGCTTGCCAGCGAATAGCAGCGGGCGACCGAACCGGTCAGCTCGCTGGGGACCCGCAGCGTCAAGAACTGCCCGGGCAGATAGGAGAACCGCTCACGCTGGTCCTCGGGGATCGTGAAGACCAGCGAACGGGCATCGGGGCTTTCATCGATGACGTCAGCCACCGTGACAAGAACCCCACGGCTGGCCTGAATGCTCGCATCGGTCATGGGCCGAGATTCTGGCGCTAGGGGCCCATGGCGCCAACCCGCCAGTTCCGGTGGTCGGGACGTCGGGTCTGTCCGTCCGGTGACCGGGAACTTCGGAGGTCAAGGTCGGGACGGCCGCCTACCGTACGCCGTGTGAGCAGTGGATCGAAGAGCGTTGTGGATGTGGTGGTGGTCGGCGCGGGCTTCGGTGGCCTGTACGCGCTGCACAAGTTCCGGTCGCAGGGAATGTCGGTGCGCGTCTTCGAGGCTGCCCCTGAAGTCGGTGGCACCTGGTATTTCAACCGGTACCCCGGTGCGCGTTGTGACGTCGAAAGCGTCGACTACTGCTACTCGTTCTCCGATGAGCTCCAACAAGAGTGGACGTGGACCGAGAAGTACGCCACCCAGGCGGAGATTCTCCGCTACATCAACTGGGTCGCCGACAAGCTCGACCTACGCCGGGACATCACCTTCGAGACCAGGGTCACCGCCGCGGTTCTCGACGAGCAGCGGCTGCGCTGGAGCATCAGCACCGACACGGGTGAAACTGTCGACGCGAGGTTCGTGGTGATGGCCACCGGCCCACTGTCGGCGGCCATGACGCCCGACATTCCGGGTCTGGATAGCTTCGGCGGGGCGGTTTACCACACCGCCCACTGGCCGCATGAGGAAGTGGACTTCACCGGAAAGCGCGTCGCCGTGATCGGCACCGGATCGTCAGGAATACAGTCCATTCCGATCATCGCGGAACAGGCCGAACAGCTCTACGTGTTCCAGCGGACGCCCAACTACAGCGTCCCGGCGGGCAACCGGCCGCTGTCCGGCGAGGAGATCGCGGAGATCAAGGCCAACTACGCCGAGCGTCGCCGGATGTCGTGGCGCAGCGGTGGTGGTTCACCGCACGTACCGCACCCCAAGCTGACCATGGACGCCACGCCTGCGGAGCGGTACGAGGCATTCGAAAAGCGTTGGGAACTCGGCGGAGTGCTGTTCTCCAAGACCTTCAGTGACCAGATGATCTCTCTGGAGGCCAACGACGAGGCCCGCAAGTTCTACGAGAACAAGATTCGTGCCACCATCGATGACCCCGATGTGGCCGAGGCTCTGATCCCCAGCGATCATCCGATCGGCACGAAGCGAATCTGCACCGACACCAACTATTTTGAGACGTTCAACCGGACCAATGTCACGCTGGTGAGCGTCCGCAAGACGCCCATCGAGTCGATCGATCACACGGGAATCAACACCTCTGACGCGCATTACGACATCGATGCGCTGGTACTGGCCACCGGATTCGACGCGATGACCGGCACACTGGCCAAGGTCGACATCGTGGGCCGCGGTGGCGAGAAGCTGGTCGAGGACTGGGTGCACGGGCCGCGCACCTATCTCGGGTTGGGCACCGACGGCTTCCCCAACCTGTTTCTGGTATCGGGTCCCGGGGCGCCGGCGGTGTTGGCGAACATGGTTTTGCACGCCGAAGCGCATGTGAACTGGATCGCCGATGCCATCGGCTATCTGGACCGTCATGGCTATGCCGCGATCGAGCCCACCCCCGAGGCCGTCAACAGCTGGATCGCCGAGTGCGCCCAGCGCGCCGAAGCGACGTTGTTCACCAGAGCCAACTCTTGGTACATGGGCGCCAACGTGCCCGGTAAACCTCGGATGTTCATGCTCTTCATCGGGGGCTTCGGGGTGTACCTCGACATCTGCAACGAGGCCGCGGCAGCCGGGTACAAGGGATTCGATCTGCTGAAGGCACCGTAGTGACAGGCTTGGCGGACAAGGTCGTCCTGGTCACCGGCGCGGGCGGTGGTACGGGGCGCGTGCATTGCGAGCGTTTCGCCGACGCCGGAGCTGACGTGATCATGCTCGACCGCCCGGAGGCGGCGGACGGCCTCTTCGGGACGGCCGAGCGGGTGCAGCAGCGGGGCAGACAAGGTGTCACCGGGCTGGCGGATGTCAGCAGCCTCGCCGATGTCACAGCTGCGGTGGACGCGGGGGTCCGAGCGTTCGGCCGTCTCGATGTCATCGTTGCCAATGCGGGTATCCATACGCCGAACAGGCCGGCGTGGGAGATCACCAGGCAAGAGTGGCAACGCAACCTGGGCATCAACCTGACCGGGGTTTGGCACACCGTCACCGCGGGCGTTCCCCACATCGGCGCCGACGGAGGGTCAGTGGTGATCATCAGCTCCACCAACGGTTTACGCGGTACTGCCGGCACGGCGGCCTATACCGCCAGCAAGCACGCCGTGGTGGGCCTGGCCCGCACACTGGCCAACGAGCTGGGACCACAGCGTATCCGGGTCAACACTGTGCACCCAGGGGCCGTCGCCACACCGATGGTGCGCAATCCCGAAACCTACCAACGGCTGCGACCCGACCTGACCGACCCCACCGAAGCCGACGCAATGGAAGTCCTGACCGCCCGCAATCTGCTTCCGGTGCCATGGGTCGAACCCGTCGACGTGGCCAACGCCGTCCTCTTCCTGGCCTCCGATCAGGCCCGCTACATCACCGGCACACAACTCGTGGTCGATGCCGGCCTGACTCAGAAGACGACATGACCGGTCGGCTGACGAGCAAGACGGCGCTGATCACCGGTGCGGCCCGCGGTATCGGTCGTGCGCAGGCACTGCGCTTCGCCCAGGAAGGCGCGGACATCATCGCCGTCGATGTGTGCGGGCCGATCGAGTCCGTGGAGGTGCCACACAGCACACCGGACGATCTGGCCGAAACCGCGCATCTCGTCGAGGAAGCCGGCGGGCGTATCGTCACCGACATCGTCGACGTTCGTTACGCCGACGACCTCCGGGTTGCGGTCGACCGGGGAGTGGAGCAGTTCGGCGCACTCGACATCGTCTGTGCCACTGCCGGAATCACTTCGCGGGGAGCGGCCGTCGCACTGTCCGAAGCAGCCTGGGCCACCATGCTCGACATCAATCTCACCGGTGTGTGGAATACCTGTACGGCCGCGGTGCCTCATCTGATCAACCGCGGCGCGGGCTCGGTGGTGTTGATCAGTTCGATTGCGGGCCTTCGGGGGCTCGTCGGCGTTGCGCATTACACCGCTGCAAAGCACGGTGTCGTCGGACTGATGCGTAGCCTGGCCCACGATCTGGCGCCGCACAACGTCAGGGTCAACTGTGTCCACCCGACCAATGTCGACACACCGTTGATCCAGAACGACTCGGTCCGGCGCGGCTTTCGGCCCGACTTGGACCGCCCTGTGACCCGCGACGAATTCGCAACGGCCGCGACCGGGATGAATATGTTGGCCATCCCGTGGGTGCAACCTCTCGACGTCGCGAACGCCAGCCTGTTTCTGGCCTCCGACGAAGCGCGCTACATCACTGCGATCACTCTGCCGGTAGATGCCGGAAGTACCCAACGCTAGGAGAAGCAATGCCTGATCTGGTCAAGTACGGACCGTGGGCCGTCATCGCCGGGGGCTCCGAAGGAGTAGGCGCGGAGTTCGCCCGCCAACTCGCCGAAGACGGGTTCAACCTGGTGCTGATCGCCCGCAAACCGGGACCGTTGAACGAAGCCGCCGACCAGTGCCGTGAGCTCGGTGTCGAGGTGCGGGTGATCTCGGTCGACCTGCTTGATCCACAGGCCGTTTCGCGGATCGCCGAGGGCACCGCCGACCTAGACGTAGGGCTGCTGATCTACAACGCAGGTGCGAGCACGTGCAACGAGCTGTTCCTCGAGACCGACCTGAGCGAGTTCCAGAAGGTCACCGACCTCAACGTGACCCGCATGCTGGAGATGGTGCAGCACTACGGACGCCTCATGGCGGATCGCGGCCGCGGCGGAATCATGGTCGTCGGATCGCTCTCGGGGTACATGGGTGCTTGGCGGCACTCCATTTATGCCGGAGCCAAGGCGTTCTCCCGGATGTTCGCCGAAAGCCTGTGGCTGGAGCTGCGTGAGCGCAACGTCGACGTCCTCGAGCTGGTGTTGGGGGTGACACGCACTCCCGCGATGGAGCGCGTCGGGTTGAATTTTGATGCTCCCGGGATCCTCGTCAACGAGCCTGCCGAGGTAGCCGCCGAGGGTCTCGAGCACCTGGCGGATGGACCGGTGTGGGTCGCCGGCGGCAACGCCGACCGCGCTGAAGCCAACAGTGCACCGGACCGAAGCCGCGTGGTGCTGGAAACTCATCGGGCGATCGCGGCGCTCATCGCGGGGGCGCACTGACCGTGCGGATCGGCCTGTCGACGCCCGTGGTGGTACAGGTTCCAGGCGCTGCGTCGTCGTGGGAGGCCGAAGCCGGGATCGATGATCTGGCCCGGATCGCGGCTGTTGCCGACGATCTCGGGTTCGACTACCTGACTTGTTCAGAGCATGTTGCCGTTCCGTCGGCCGAAGCCGCCACACGCGGCGCGGTCTACTGGGACCCGCTGGCCACCCTGGGTTTCCTTGCCGCGCATACCCGACAGATCCGGCTCGCCACGTCGGTTCTGGTCCTCGGATATCACCACCCGCTGGAGATCGCCAAACGCTACGGCACCCTGGACCGGGTCAGCGCGGGACGGCTTGTCCTCGGTGTTGGAATCGGGTCTCTCACAGAAGAATTCGACCTTCTCGGCGCGGCCTGGTCGGGACGGGCCGCACGAGCCGACGATGCTCTTCGCGCATTACGGGCGTCGTTGTCCACCGCGACGCCGCGCTACCACGGGGCGTTCT
Above is a window of Mycolicibacterium boenickei DNA encoding:
- a CDS encoding ferredoxin--NADP reductase, which encodes MTDASIQASRGVLVTVADVIDESPDARSLVFTIPEDQRERFSYLPGQFLTLRVPSELTGSVARCYSLASSPHTDPAPKVTIKRTADGYGSNWLCDNVTVGDTIEVLPPSGVFTPATLDADFLLWAAGSGITPVMSILKSVLSAGTGRVILCYANRDERSVIFADELRELAARYAGRLTVLHWLESIQGLPTRAQLSGFTRTVFAGAAGFESFVCGPAPFMAVIKETLAEAGVPRERVHLEVFQSLSGDPFANDIPSAATDSDDSDAVALQVDLDGNSHRLRWPRRATLVDALISSGVDVPYSCREGQCGSCAATVVRGEVDMASCDILEPEDLADGVILGCQARPASDDIHIEF
- a CDS encoding TIGR03619 family F420-dependent LLM class oxidoreductase; this translates as MRIGLSTPVVVQVPGAASSWEAEAGIDDLARIAAVADDLGFDYLTCSEHVAVPSAEAATRGAVYWDPLATLGFLAAHTRQIRLATSVLVLGYHHPLEIAKRYGTLDRVSAGRLVLGVGIGSLTEEFDLLGAAWSGRAARADDALRALRASLSTATPRYHGAFYDFQGVTVLPHAEQLQVPIWVGGRSSGSLRRAVELADGWMPFGLSAREVRELLAGVDLPPGFEVLLSAKVDPEADPVGTRARLATLRDAGATAITYAVRADNADHYCDQLARLRDIQEGL
- a CDS encoding mycofactocin-coupled SDR family oxidoreductase, whose translation is MTGRLTSKTALITGAARGIGRAQALRFAQEGADIIAVDVCGPIESVEVPHSTPDDLAETAHLVEEAGGRIVTDIVDVRYADDLRVAVDRGVEQFGALDIVCATAGITSRGAAVALSEAAWATMLDINLTGVWNTCTAAVPHLINRGAGSVVLISSIAGLRGLVGVAHYTAAKHGVVGLMRSLAHDLAPHNVRVNCVHPTNVDTPLIQNDSVRRGFRPDLDRPVTRDEFATAATGMNMLAIPWVQPLDVANASLFLASDEARYITAITLPVDAGSTQR
- a CDS encoding SDR family NAD(P)-dependent oxidoreductase; protein product: MPDLVKYGPWAVIAGGSEGVGAEFARQLAEDGFNLVLIARKPGPLNEAADQCRELGVEVRVISVDLLDPQAVSRIAEGTADLDVGLLIYNAGASTCNELFLETDLSEFQKVTDLNVTRMLEMVQHYGRLMADRGRGGIMVVGSLSGYMGAWRHSIYAGAKAFSRMFAESLWLELRERNVDVLELVLGVTRTPAMERVGLNFDAPGILVNEPAEVAAEGLEHLADGPVWVAGGNADRAEANSAPDRSRVVLETHRAIAALIAGAH
- a CDS encoding flavin-containing monooxygenase, with protein sequence MSSGSKSVVDVVVVGAGFGGLYALHKFRSQGMSVRVFEAAPEVGGTWYFNRYPGARCDVESVDYCYSFSDELQQEWTWTEKYATQAEILRYINWVADKLDLRRDITFETRVTAAVLDEQRLRWSISTDTGETVDARFVVMATGPLSAAMTPDIPGLDSFGGAVYHTAHWPHEEVDFTGKRVAVIGTGSSGIQSIPIIAEQAEQLYVFQRTPNYSVPAGNRPLSGEEIAEIKANYAERRRMSWRSGGGSPHVPHPKLTMDATPAERYEAFEKRWELGGVLFSKTFSDQMISLEANDEARKFYENKIRATIDDPDVAEALIPSDHPIGTKRICTDTNYFETFNRTNVTLVSVRKTPIESIDHTGINTSDAHYDIDALVLATGFDAMTGTLAKVDIVGRGGEKLVEDWVHGPRTYLGLGTDGFPNLFLVSGPGAPAVLANMVLHAEAHVNWIADAIGYLDRHGYAAIEPTPEAVNSWIAECAQRAEATLFTRANSWYMGANVPGKPRMFMLFIGGFGVYLDICNEAAAAGYKGFDLLKAP
- a CDS encoding mycofactocin-coupled SDR family oxidoreductase, producing the protein MTGLADKVVLVTGAGGGTGRVHCERFADAGADVIMLDRPEAADGLFGTAERVQQRGRQGVTGLADVSSLADVTAAVDAGVRAFGRLDVIVANAGIHTPNRPAWEITRQEWQRNLGINLTGVWHTVTAGVPHIGADGGSVVIISSTNGLRGTAGTAAYTASKHAVVGLARTLANELGPQRIRVNTVHPGAVATPMVRNPETYQRLRPDLTDPTEADAMEVLTARNLLPVPWVEPVDVANAVLFLASDQARYITGTQLVVDAGLTQKTT